The following nucleotide sequence is from Candidatus Tanganyikabacteria bacterium.
GCCCGTACGCGCTGGGCAAGGCGGACATGGGCGCGTCTCCCGCAAACCTGGTCGGCTTCGCGGATGGCATCGCCATGGGCGCCTCGGGCAGCGTCCTGCTGGCCGACACGCGCCTGGGAGTCGTGGCCGGTCTGACCGCCGACGCCTCGCCGTCGCCGCTCGCGGGCAACGGCAGCCTCGGCCTGCTGGACGGGGAGAGCGCGTCGGCGTCCTTCAACCTCCCGTCCGGCGTGCTGGCCTTCCCCGATGGCACCGTTCTCGTCGCCGACACACAGAACCACGCGATCCGCTGGATCTCGCCCGGCGGCTACACCTACACCTGGCTGGGCGACGGCGAGGCTGGCCTGCAAGACGGCTTCGGCTCGGCGGTGCGGTTCAACCACCCTACTGGCCTGGCTCTGGACGCCAGCGGGAGCATCTACGTCAGCGACACGGGCAACCATTCGATCCGCAAGATCGACCTGTATGGCGAAGTCACGACCCTCGCCGGGACCGGCGAATTCGGGGACGACGACGGGCCCGCGCTCTCCGCCCGCTTCGACGGCCCGACCGGCATCGCGGTGGCGAGCGACGGCGCGGTCTTCGTCTCCGATTCCAACAACAACTGCATCCGCCGGATCTCGACTGCCGGCCAGGTCACGACCTTTTCGGGCAGCGGCGTCGCCGGGTACCGCAATGGCTCGCACGTCCTGGCCCAGTTCAACCACCCGACCGGGCTGGCCTTCCTGGACGACGAGTCGCTGCTGGTCGCGGACTCCTTCAACCACCGCATCCGGCGGCTGGTGGTGAGGTAGCGAAGATGCCCATGAAAAGGTCCTGCCAATCGCTCCTCGCCTCGATGCTCGTGGCAACCCTGGTCGTCTCGTGCGGTCGCGCCCCCGACAGCACCGGTGCGCGGCAGGCGGCAGCCCGGGTCGTCGACGCGATCGCTCCCCTACCACCGCCCCCCGCCCCGCAAGCCCTGCCGCAACCGAGACATTACCGGGACACCATCGGAAACGACGTCCTGGAGCTACAGGGGCTGTCGAGCCAGATCGATCTCTCGGCCGCGGAGCTCGAGACGTCCTCCTCGCAGCCCGGCCTGGAGGTCGTGGTCCGCAACGTCCCGACCAACAAAGGCAAGGTCAGGGTCGCCATCCTCGACCCGCAGGGGACCACGCATACCTGGGCGATGCTGCGCGATCTCGGGGATGCCAACCGCTTTGCGCTGATGACCCCCGTGCTCCCGGCCGAAATCCTGGACCAGGGCAATGCCCGGCTGGTGGTGTACGCAAGGCGTGCGACCTCCCAGGTCCTCACGCTGCGCATCGATCCGCTGCCGCCCGCGCCGCCGGACAAGGGAGCGGCTGCGGTGGTCCAGAAGTTCCTGGAAATCACCGAGAGCCACAATCCGGTCGCCGGCGAGGCGAGCTCGTCGCTGCTGCCGATCCTGCGCCTGCTGGTCGACGACCCGGGCAACCCCTCGTCGTTCTTGCAGGTGATCCAGAGGAAGCAGGCCGAGAACCCGGCGTTCGCCGCGGCCGTCGACAGCGTGCTGTCCACGACGGGCGTCGCCACCAGCCTCGAGCAGTATCGCGCCGCGGTCGCCAACCTGCCTGCCCCCACGACGACCGGGGGCGGCGCATACAGAACCCAGAGCGGGGCATTGCCGTATGCCCAGCGCACCCTGGAGGACACGCTGTTGCTGATGCAGGCGCGTCGCAACTTGGCCATTTTCCTGCGGACGGCTCAGTACCACATCCAGAGCAACCTGAGTGCCGCCATCGCCGCCCTGGCCGCCTCCAAGTCGGTCGCCCAGGACATCAACGTGATGCTCAACACGATGGCCCTGGGAAACTACCTGCTGACCATGTACCGGGTGTCGAGCATGCCATCGAAGCTGCAGCTAGCTCGCCCGACCCTCCAGGGAGCGTGCGACGGCAACGGCCTGACCTACTACGGCTCGTCGTCTTCCTGCTCTGGCGGCACATGGTCGGTGACCGGTTCGGTCGTCAACGAGCCCACGCGGATCTCTATAGGTGACCTGAAGGCCCGCCTCACGGCACCGGGGGCGAGTCAGGAGAAGTACGCCTTCGACATCTCCGTTCACCTTGGCGGACTGCTCGCTTCCGAGGCGACCTACAACTGGCTGGCGGAGAGGTTGGGCTGGCAGCAGTCGAACCGTTACCGCAATCTGCTGCAGTTCTTCCTGGATCCGACGAATCGGGCCATCGCCCGCGATGTCTATTACGACGGGGCATCGAACACGATCCAGCTCGGGCGGCCGTTCACCTACTTCCAGGGCGACATGAGCGGCTACACCACGGCGACCTTCCGGAGCAACACCGGCCTACGGTCCGTGGAGTCTTCCGCCGGCCGAACCTACCGGCTCCAGAGGGGGCGGGGCGGCTCGTTCACGATCTCGGCCAAAACCCTCCTGGACGAGGCGAGCGCCGAGTCGTCAGCGACCTTCTACACGCGCAGCCCGCGCATCGCGTCGATCGCCATCTCGCCGCCGTCGCTCGCGCTGTACCGGCGCGAGGACAGCGACGCCGCGATCGGCCGGTACCACACCGGCCAGTTGCAGGCCACCGCCTACTCCGTGGACGGAATCGTTGACGAGAGCGGCGTCCAGTGGACGGTGTCGGACGGCAACAGGCTTTCGGTGACGTCGGGCGGCCTGGTGTCGGTGAACCTGGGCGCGCAGGCGGGATCGCCGACCGTCACCGCCCGGTCGGTTTCCGACGACTCCATGTCCACCGCCGCGGGAGTCGAGGTCGTGCAGGTCGTGCGAGGGGTGTCGGTGACCCCGCCCATCCTCTACCAGAGCCGGGGCAGCAACGGCCCGGTCGGAAAGTGCTGCCAGATCGTGCCGACCGACACCTTCGTACCGGCCGGTACGTTCACCTTGCGAAACGAGCCGCACTTCGACGGAAACATCTGGGACGGCTACACCTACACGCTGCTCGGGGACGGGCAGCCTCTGACCAGCACCTTCATCTCCCTTCGGGATCTCCAAGCCGGGAGGAACGACCGGTTCCTCGAGTGGGGCAGTCCCGCCAAGCGTCTGAAGCTTCTGGCAGGGGAGTACCGGGAGGCCTGCAACGGCGTGGGCATTGGTGTTGCGTACGCGGACGTCTCCGTAACCCCCGAGAGCCTCTACCACTATCTGGGAATCGAAGGGCTCACGAACTGCTGGATGGAATTTTATGGGACGAATCCAGGGGATTTCACTTTCGATGTGCGAACTTGGTAAGGAATGCGGAGGAAAGTTGCATGCCTATCCGCTTGCCCCAGAAGGCTCGCTCGTGTCGTCTGGTGGCATGAGCCGACCGCGCTCCCTGCCTGACTTTCAGCGTGCCTTCCCTGACGAGGCGGCCTGCGCCGCGTACCTGTTCGCCATTCGATTTCCCGCCGGATTCGCCTGTCCGGCCTGCGGCGACACCCGTGAACCTTACCGCGTCAGGACGCGCCCCCAGATTCTCCAGTGCCGGGCCCACCGGCACGAGACCAGCCTCACGGCGAACTCGGTCATGCACCGTACGAAGCAACCGATCAGCCTGTGGTTCTGGGCGGCATGGCTGGCAACGTCGCATACGCCCGGAATGAGCGCTGTCCAGTTCCAGAAGCTCCTCGGGATCGGCCGCTACGAGACCGCTTTCCTGATGCTCCACAAGCTGCGAGCCGCGATGGTTCGGCCAGAGCGGGACGCGATTGGGGACCAATGCCCAGTTGAGGTTGACGAGACGCTCGTGGGCGGGGCGACGCAGGGGAAGGGGAGGGGCGTGACGGATAAGGTTCTCGTGGTCGGTGCTGTAGAGGTTCGCCCGCGCCTGGGCGGCAAAGGCAAGGCCGAGAGCGAGGAGACCAGCAAGCCCCGTCACCGCGGG
It contains:
- a CDS encoding IS1595 family transposase, giving the protein MSRPRSLPDFQRAFPDEAACAAYLFAIRFPAGFACPACGDTREPYRVRTRPQILQCRAHRHETSLTANSVMHRTKQPISLWFWAAWLATSHTPGMSAVQFQKLLGIGRYETAFLMLHKLRAAMVRPERDAIGDQCPVEVDETLVGGATQGKGRGVTDKVLVVGAVEVRPRLGGKGKAESEETSKPRHRGGHGRSLVAGRLRLQCLPSRKKEALEPFVQGNVAPGALVRTDGWIGYDDLDYLGYRHERVAVRGDHEKTDQHLPMIHIVFGNLDTWLLGTHHGVSPKHLQAYLNEFAFRFNRRHWPMAAFDSVLGIGASVAAPTRAGLYGGSWLHPGTLLG